One segment of Aquimarina sp. BL5 DNA contains the following:
- the fabV gene encoding enoyl-ACP reductase FabV translates to MIIEPRTRGFICLTAHPKGCEQNVINQINYIKSKGTIDGPKKVLVIGASTGFGLASRITSAFGANAATIGVFLEKPPKPNRPASPGWYNSAAFETQAHKAGLYAKSINGDAFSNEIKQQTIELIKQDLGQIDLVIYSLASPVRVHPETGVKHKSVLKPIGDTYINKTVDFHTGDISQVSIEPATEEDIENTVTVMGGEDWQFWIDALQKENLLAPEAKTVAYSYIGPKLTEPVYRKGTIGSAKDHLEATAFDITKSLNGINGKAYVSVNKALVTQASSAIPVIPLYISLLYKIMKENNIHEGCIEQMQRLFADRLYSGDDIATDDQGRIRVDDWEMREDIQAKIKELWDNATTETLATIGDLEGYSNDFFNLFGFKVAGVDYDQDVNEVVEIPGLQS, encoded by the coding sequence ATGATCATAGAACCTAGAACTCGCGGATTCATTTGCCTAACTGCACATCCAAAAGGGTGCGAACAAAATGTAATAAACCAAATAAATTATATTAAATCCAAAGGGACCATAGACGGACCAAAAAAAGTACTTGTTATTGGTGCTTCTACAGGTTTTGGTTTAGCTTCCAGAATAACCAGTGCATTTGGTGCTAATGCCGCTACGATTGGTGTGTTTTTAGAAAAACCTCCTAAACCAAACAGACCAGCTTCTCCAGGATGGTATAATAGTGCTGCTTTTGAAACACAGGCTCATAAAGCTGGATTATATGCTAAGAGTATTAACGGAGATGCTTTTTCTAATGAAATTAAACAACAAACTATAGAACTCATCAAACAAGATCTTGGACAAATAGATTTAGTTATTTATAGTTTAGCCTCACCAGTAAGGGTACATCCAGAAACTGGAGTAAAACACAAATCTGTTTTAAAACCGATTGGTGATACTTATATTAATAAAACAGTAGATTTTCATACTGGAGACATATCTCAGGTATCCATTGAACCTGCTACAGAAGAAGATATAGAAAACACTGTGACAGTAATGGGTGGAGAAGATTGGCAGTTCTGGATTGATGCGTTACAAAAAGAAAATTTATTAGCTCCAGAAGCTAAAACTGTCGCCTACTCATATATCGGCCCAAAACTTACCGAACCTGTTTACAGAAAAGGAACTATCGGCAGCGCTAAAGATCATTTAGAAGCTACTGCATTTGACATTACCAAATCGCTTAATGGTATTAATGGAAAAGCATATGTTTCTGTAAATAAAGCACTAGTTACTCAAGCTAGTTCAGCTATTCCGGTAATTCCTCTATATATTTCTCTGTTATACAAAATAATGAAGGAAAATAACATCCACGAAGGTTGTATAGAGCAAATGCAACGATTGTTTGCGGATAGATTATATAGTGGTGACGACATTGCCACCGATGATCAAGGTAGAATACGTGTTGATGATTGGGAAATGCGAGAAGATATTCAGGCTAAAATAAAAGAATTATGGGATAATGCTACAACTGAAACCTTAGCAACTATAGGTGATCTAGAAGGATATAGTAATGATTTCTTTAATCTATTTGGATTTAAGGTAGCTGGAGTAGATTATGATCAAGATGTAAACGAAGTAGTAGAAATTCCTGGATTACAGTCTTAG